A genomic segment from Conger conger chromosome 2, fConCon1.1, whole genome shotgun sequence encodes:
- the LOC133122645 gene encoding 16 kDa beta-galactoside-binding lectin-like gives MSNMQVKNMSFEAGKELKVTGVPKSDACGFSINVGHCEDRVALHFNPRFDCHGDHRTIVCNSKLDGGWNEEQRVAEFPFQQGEEFKVTISFDNDEFRIKLPDDNVVQFPNRLGDDKYKFIFIDGDVRIKAFKIK, from the exons ATGAGT AATATGCAAGTGAAGAACATGTCCTTCGAGGCCGGGAAAGAGCTGAAGGTCACCGGCGTGCCCAAATCTGATGCTTGTGG GTTCTCCATCAACGTGGGGCACTGCGAGGACCGCGTCGCGCTGCACTTTAACCCCCGCTTCGACTGCCACGGCGACCACCGCACCATCGTCTGCAACTCCAAGCTCGACGGCGGCTGGAACGAGGAGCAGCGGGTGGCAGAGTTCCCCTTCCAGCAGGGCGAGGAGTTCAAG GTGACCATTTCCTTTGACAACGACGAGTTTCGCATTAAACTGCCGGACGACAACGTGGTGCAGTTTCCCAACCGTCTGGGCGACGACAAGTACAAGTTCATCTTCATCGACGGGGACGTCCGGATCAAAGCCTTCAAGATAAAATAA